The Ziziphus jujuba cultivar Dongzao chromosome 5, ASM3175591v1 genome segment aattataataaaatcttatattgtgctcttaaattttaaattggaatAAGCCAAAAGACTTTTTAACTATTCTTATTGACTTGGAAATACACAACTTGGGTCTTTCTAGTATTGCCATGGCTTCTTCATGGTACATTGAAGTAATTTCTCAAGTCTAAGTGTCCATGTAAAGTAGTAGTTCAAAGATTCATTATGATTTCTTCCAGAAAATCAGTAACTCAAGGATCAAAAGCTGATGTCCCAACCCAGTTCTTACTCAACACGCAATTAATGCTCTGGCCCAACTAGCTCAAATtaccaatgttttttttttttttttttttctctttctctctaggAAAAAACCGtcttattttcattaatatgGATTTGGCAGTAATTTATAAGCTCTGCCCAATCATTCAACTCAGTTCAAAATTCCACACCAACAACTTTCCTTTCAGTACTTATACTGTTATGTACAAATTATATTCTAAATAAAAAGCGACAAGCACATAACAAATCAGAAGGCAAAAAAGAATAAACACCTTTCCAAAACTAGACTTGCAAGCAATAATACCTGGTTGTTGATGATGGTCCACTAGTGAACAGACACACATTACAGCCTTGCTCTAGTATGTCATGCTATAATTGGAATCCCAGATTCTTCAGAGGACAATGGCTGTAGACCACGAATTTTGATATCATATTTTGTGCGTTTGGAAACTTCATTGCCCGAGCATGAATCTGATCCATCTGACACAAGGGCGTAAGATGAAGTATAATCATCATAAGCAATTCCAATATTATTACCACACTTGCGACAAAGAAGTTTAGTCCTACGGCGGAACAAACCCCATGAGTGCTTGGAGAAATGAGGTATGCATTGAATTTCATCAACCTGAGTAAATCTGCTATCGTCGATGTAGATGAATGATATGATCCCTCGCTTGATAGATTTGCCATATTTAGATCCAATTGTTGAGGTATTCCGGTTGGAGGAACTTAGGTTTAGCTCATATCCACAGGTGCCACAGCTGTTAAtggataaataaaaagtaaaaaaagaaaagtaactaCATTTTACGCGGTGTCTATGCAAAATTTATCTAAGTAAACAAATCAGTTGGTAAGATAACTTTTAAAAAGTCTCGTTGAATACAAGTTTGATCCTACTCATTATTAGAGAGaacttttcatcattttttgcaTTTGTAACCAATACTATTATCATTAGGGAAAAGTGTCAGACTCAACAAAGCTATACATCTTTGCATCCAAAATGGCAGGAAGGTTCAACTAGAAATCTGAGAACATGTTTATGATGTTGATGACCTCAAGAAAGTTAGAAAACCACAGAGAAAAGTTTCAATAATTCTCATGTTTTAAATGAGTTGATATAATAGATTAAGCAGACATATTTGATTTCACACTATTGCTATCAAACACCAGTTGGGTAAAGAGTCTTCACATTGTGATTTTACGTAGTTTATCTACAAAATACTTTTGGTATGCAGAAAACTCAACAAAATTCTGCTTTACTGGTATATTAACCAAGTTCCCAATAGAATTCTTCTAATAAGAAAACATGCCCAATAAGATCTTCTTAGACCTATCATAACAAAATAGTTtcagctttctttctttgccaTACGGTACCAGAGAGGAAGGGAAAGGCCCATTTCTGATCcgatctaaattttttttttaacttattaattgcATTACATCTTTATTGGATATATGATCTAAAGTGGATTTGCAGCACACTTCTATCTTGCCAAAAACCAAGAAGATACCAAAAtcagcaaagaaaaaagaaaaaatgttcaaTCACACCGAACTTGAATATTTCAATAAAATGGCTTTTACCAAATTTACTAAGAATTCTTTTTAATACTACAACTtcattcttatttttgtttcgTAACTGCTACATTATTACCGCTCTGTTTggcttcttttaaaaaaataaaaagaaaaaaagaaaaaaacaatcttGGAATGAAATTATTCTCAAAGAACCAAAATCCTATTTAACAAAGAAAGATTTTCTTATATTCTAAATTTCTAAAACTGTAGTGTAAAAAAGCTGCAAGCAAAGTACTGATTCTGATCTAAGTACTCAAAGCTGAATCAACAATCCaccagtctttttttttttttttccttttttgcctACTCTGTATATAACGAAATTATCCAAGCAGAGGGACAAAACTAACAATCAAAATTAAATCCCAATCAGACTACGAATAATAAAAACAGGGACTAAATTacattaaagcaaaaaaaaaaaatacccatcaaaaatattaaaccaatttaaacccatcaaactaaaaaaaaaattaaagcaataaaattaacccttttttttataGCGTACAATTAAAAccactaaaattcaaaattaaaaacccaagaagaaaaaaagagcaaaaattaacaaagagagaaagaaagagaatggACCTGTAGCTAACATCTCTTATAGAAGTAGAAGATAAAGAAGGACGATGACCTCCATTCAGATACCCATCTTTGGAAAACGTCGATTTTTCCATGACAGAGCTCCGAGATTGCTTAATCGGACGGCCAAACcgaagaacacaaaaaaataaaaataaaaaatgaaaaatatcccTCCCCGAAGAAATTTGAAGTGTATTTGACGGTTAAAAAAGCCAGCGAAGCCgagttgtatttgtattttttgagcGAATTGAGCTGCAACGAAACGTGTCCCCGTCTGATCCGGATGACTTCAAACCGACCAAAAAACTCACAGTTTTTTTCAGTGACAAAAGCCCAAAATTAAGCTTAACCAAAAAAAACGACGTAGTTCCTTGGAGGAAGctaaagaaaaaacagaaaagctTTTTTAGAGAATTTTCCAGatgaataaaaaagaagaagaatcggATAGCTAAGGAACACGAAGCTAAAGAGGAATCgatgtattaaaataataataataataaaggcaaTAAAAGAAAGATTGGAGGAGGGGGGACGGTGGCCCTCCACGGCCTTCTTTGCATTgcagatttttcattttttattttttttatttttttgggtgctgaCGTGGTCAAGAAGAAAAGGagaaagtttttaattttttttttttccatagatagaaaaattacaataacaaagttttaaaaaaacaatgacaATAAAAATGGAGttattttaatggaaattttttttgtaagaaTACACGTGGCGTGGTTTCAGAAAACGAAAAGGTGGTGTTTGTGTGAAAGGGGCTAAATTAGATTTGTTTGTTTGCCTATCATTGCGACTTTAATCGAAGTTTTATTAAaatggaaatattattttttagtgaCGGATtttaatctaataaatatttattagttgGAAAGATTTGGGGTTAATTaagtaaaataatactatttttcgTTATCGGTAGATAACATatcaaatgatattttaaatatttattattaaaattttaaaataaaaataatataattaaatatttctaattaaaatttattttataaaataatgataatagctAATCCAGTAAAACATAGCAAATTTTTTGAAGTAAAATGGATATCTGGTGTGAGACGGAATGGGCTCCCacatatggatatatatatatatatatatatatatagaaggaaATTTCAACACGTAGTAGTTGCCAAGTTCATGGACTTTCACACCCATGACAagcttattttatatataataatatatattataattttttttttttgggaataaatTGAGGTGCAATgtattggttttatttattaaagagTTCCC includes the following:
- the LOC132803816 gene encoding uncharacterized protein At4g08330, chloroplastic-like isoform X1: MEKSTFSKDGYLNGGHRPSLSSTSIRDVSYSCGTCGYELNLSSSNRNTSTIGSKYGKSIKRGIISFIYIDDSRFTQVDEIQCIPHFSKHSWGLFRRRTKLLCRKCGNNIGIAYDDYTSSYALVSDGSDSCSGNEVSKRTKYDIKIRGLQPLSSEESGIPIIA
- the LOC132803816 gene encoding uncharacterized protein At4g08330, chloroplastic-like isoform X3, translating into MEKSTFSKDGYLNGGHRPSLSSTSIRDVSYSCGTCGYELNLSSSNRNTSTIGSKYGKSIKRGIISFIYIDDSRFTQVDEIQCIPHFSKHSWDGSDSCSGNEVSKRTKYDIKIRGLQPLSSEESGIPIIA
- the LOC132803816 gene encoding uncharacterized protein At4g08330, chloroplastic-like isoform X2, whose translation is MGGGCCWVFEKFGLNYFCGTCGYELNLSSSNRNTSTIGSKYGKSIKRGIISFIYIDDSRFTQVDEIQCIPHFSKHSWGLFRRRTKLLCRKCGNNIGIAYDDYTSSYALVSDGSDSCSGNEVSKRTKYDIKIRGLQPLSSEESGIPIIA